A genomic window from Chrysoperla carnea chromosome 3, inChrCarn1.1, whole genome shotgun sequence includes:
- the LOC123295431 gene encoding phosphatidylinositol 4,5-bisphosphate 3-kinase catalytic subunit delta isoform produces the protein MVPIPEYTYDFWIRGQIDPIVLTCLMPNGILIPLEASKNATLLEIKEDLWEEASKYPLHGMLHDMSVYVFACINNMSETEQLVDETRRLCDVRPFCCILRVTECKGDKPDRTLNTQISHLIGKSLHEFKALKDREVNDFRLHMRHLGGAICRDRLTKTWEEKLYYQFPPRLAVSIEVPKTILMKLREGNIILSVKFENTETTFTFGVPYTMTPHKLLITILNKKANTLNQRGERPNDFVLKVCGQDEYLVGDYPLVQFLYIQDSILRDVTPVVVTTSVENVPIVSDNVYENPEDLDIQTARPQPSTLTMQRKKGKYVSSWKIEQSFTCEISAICGLNCDINRTIEVRVKAGLFHGGKPLCETQKTSDKQVSREGSVEFNENFTFDINVCDIPRMARLCFVVYEISKIAKSVKSRRLKESNKELYINPLAWVNTTVYDYKSQLKTGAMTLYMWTYADDIQSEDLLQPLGTVVSNPNREQAAALTLSFDNYGQEQSIMYPPVEKLIEYAHQKNLTSKNSNIDLNTPNRSYEYFKKFAESDPLHELHEQERKTIWSQRYYCLQYVPALLPRLLHCVEWNDRYEVCEITALLDKWPILRIEKALELLDYAYADQTVRSFAVKCLKNIGDEELSLYLLQLVQALKHESYLSCDLVIFLLRRALHNQKIGHFVFWHLRSEMQMASVSVRFGLILEAYCLGSPEHIPILTRQMECLEKLKASSELVRQRQNKDKARSCLQDCLTERLCEETVNNVLNPLNPSYRCKRIKLEKCRIMDSKMRPLWIVFENADPYGDDIYIILKNGDDLRQDMLTLQMLRIMDKLWKNEGLDLRMIPYNCISTEHRVGMIEVVLNAETIANIQKEKGMFSATSAFRRGSLLAWLRDYNPTEAALKKAIEEFTLSCAGYCVATYVLGVADRHSDNIMVKRTGQLFHIDFGHILGHFKEKFGVRRERVPFVLTHDFVYVINKGKRDALEFQIFQKHCEQAFMILRKHGCLILSLFAMMISTGLPELSSEKDLNYLRDTLVLDLSEQEALTHFRAKFEEALSNSWKTSLNWASHNFAKNNKQ, from the exons atggTTCCAATACCTGAATATACATATGATTTTTGGATACGAGGTCAAATTGACCCTATCGTGTTAACTTGCTTAATGCCTAATGGAATTCTTATACCTTTGGAAGCAAGTAAAAATGCCACCCTTCTGGAAATTAAGGAG gaCTTGTGGGAGGAGGCCAGCAAATATCCTCTCCATGGAATGTTACACGATATGTCTGTTTACGTTTTTGCATGTATTAATAACATGTCAGAAACGGAACAGTTGGTTGATGAAACTCGAAGGCTTTGCGATGTACGACCATTTTGTTGCATTTTACGAGTTACGGAATGTAAAGGCGATAAACCAGATCGCACTTTAAATACCCAAATTAGTCATCTTATCGGAAAAA GTTTGCATGAATTTAAAGCGTTAAAAGATCGTGAAGTTAATGATTTTCGATTACATATGAGACATTTGGGTGGTGCAATATGCAGAGATCGATTAACAAAAACATGGgaggaaaaattatattatcaatttccACCACGATTAGCGGTATCTATTGAGGTTCCAAAGactatattaatgaaattacGAGAGGGTAATATAATTCTTTCGGTGAAATTCGAAAATACAGag ACAACCTTTACATTTGGCGTGCCATACACGATGACTCCACACAAACTGTTAATAAcgatcttaaataaaaaagccAATACATTAAATCAACGTGGTGAAAGGCCGAATGATTTTGTCTTAAAAGTATGCGGCCAAGATGAATATCTTGTTGGTGATTACCCCTTAGTACAATTCCTTTACATACAAGACTCAATTTTACGTGATGTAACACCTGTTGTCGTAACAACATCTGTCGAAAATGTTCCAA ttgtttcggataatgtttatgaaaatcCAGAGGATTTAGATATACAAACAGCACGACCACAACCGTCAACATTAACAATGCAAAGGAAAAAAGGGAAATATGTGTCATCATGGAAAATTGAACAATCATTTACGTGTGAAATATCTGCAATATGTGGCTTAAACTGTGATATTAATAGAACTATTGag gTAAGAGTGAAAGCTGGTTTATTTCATGGTGGTAAACCATTATGTGaaacacaaaaaacaagtgataaACAAGTATCTAGAGAGGGTAGCgtagaatttaatgaaaatttcacaTTTGATATAAATGTATGTGATATACCACGAATGGCACGATTATGTTTTGTTGTATATGAAATTAGTAAAATTGCTAAAAGTGTTAAATCACGTCGATTAAAAGAATCAAATAAG GAGTTATATATAAATCCTTTAGCATGGGTGAACACGACTGTATATGATTATAAAAGTCAATTAAAAACAGGCGCAATGACCTTATACATGTGGACGTATGCAGATGACATACAAAGTGAAGATTTACTTCAACCTCTAGGTACTGTTGTATCAAATCCTAATAGAGAACAGGCTGCTGCATTAACGTTATCATTTgataa TTATGGTCAAGAACAATCAATTATGTATCcacctgttgaaaaattaattgaatatgcTCATCAAAAGAATTTaacatcaaaaaattcaaatattgatcTTAATACACCAAATCGTTCctatgaatattttaagaaatttgctGAAAGTGATCCATTGCATGAACTTCATGAACAA GAACGTAAAACAATTTGGTCACAACGTTACTATTGTCTTCAGTATGTACCTGCATTGTTACCACGATTATTACATTGCGTTGAATGGAATGATCGATATGAAGTGTGTGAAATAACAGCATTGTTAGATAAATGGCCAATATTACGTATTGAAAAAGCATTAGAGTTATTAGATTATGCTTATGCTGATCAAACTGTACGAAGTTTTGCTGTTAAGTGTTTAAAAAACATTGG CGATGAAGAACTTTCATTGTACCTGCTTCAATTAGTACAAGCATTAAAACATGAATCGTATTTATCATGTGATTTAGTAATATTTCTTTTACGACGTGCATTACATAATCAAAAAATTGGTCATTTTGTGTTTTGGCATTtaag atCGGAAATGCAAATGGCTTCAGTATCCGTACGTTTTGGTTTAATTTTAGAAGCGTATTGTTTAGGTAGTCCTGAACATATACCAATATTAACACGTCAAATGgaatgtttagaaaaattaaaagctaGTAGTGAATTAGTACGGCAACGTCAAAATAAAGATAAAGCTCGTTCATGTTTACAAGATTGTTTAACTGAACGATTGTGTGAAGAGACTGTTAATAATGTGTTAAATCCTTTAAATCCTAGTTATAGATGTAAACGAATCAA attagaaaaatgtcgaattatgGATAGTAAAATGAGACCATTATGGATTGTTTTCGAAAACGCGGATCCATATGGtgatgatatttatattatattaaaaaatggagATGATCTTAGGCAAGATATGTTAACGTTACAAATGTTACGAATTATGGATAAGTTATGGAAAAATGAGGGATTAGATCTTag GATGATTCCATATAATTGTATATCAACGGAACACAGGGTAGGAATGATTGAAGTTGTTTTAAATGCTGAAACTATtgcaaatatacaaaaagaaaaaggaaTGTTTTCTGCAACGTCAGCGTTTCGACGTGGATCATTATTAG cATGGTTGAGAGATTACAATCCCACCGAAGCGGCATTAAAAAAGGCAATCGAAGAATTTACATTATCATGTGCGGGATATTGTGTTGCCACCTACGTATTAGGTGTAGCAGATCGACATTCTGATAATATAATGGTAAAAAGAACTGGAcaactatttcatatagatttTGGTCATATTTTGGGCCATTTTAAAGAGAAATTTGGTGTGCGACGTGAACGTGTACCATTCGTATTAACGCATGATTTTGTATATGTAATCAATAAAGGTAAACGTGATGCGCtagaatttcaaatatttcaaaagcatTGTGAACAAGCCTTTATGATCTTACGGAAACATGGTTGTTTAATATTATCGTTGTTTGCTATGATGATTTCAACTGGTCTCCCGGAATTAAGTTctgaaaaagatttaaattatttacgtgATACTTtg gTTTTGGATTTATCTGAACAAGAAGCATTAACACATTTTCGAGCGAAATTTGAGGAAGCGTTATCGAATTCTTGGAAAACATCATTGAATTGGGCATCACATAActttgcaaaaaataataagcaataa
- the LOC123295689 gene encoding 28S rRNA (cytosine-C(5))-methyltransferase, protein MQENGFKHSVKVPRLYKIAAKIVQQVREEGASIKHLVYQAKHPNYPAILALVTQTLQNGKHLDYILRKSKILMNEARFDPWLARILITELLWGKKRLAGDAKPIQTILSYETKLKSILDKLIESKEIIKPKKVTKPRYVRINTLVMTVADAINGFRDEGWIFVRNNHTVYEDFLQMIRTLEENQFTTDLHVPDLLVFPQGTNFYTHPCYQDGSIILQDKASCIPALLLNPTPNSVVLDMCAAPGMKTSQLAAAMNNEGLVYAVEKDQRRFQSLTQIMETVGATCVKTVNRDVLTLSDKEFPDVEYILLDPSCTGSGMTDRLMYDDNTDEQRNAERIEKLAGFQKKILYHALKNFPKVKRIVYSTCSIYPEENEMIVKKVMENCKNFKLKNARKGLKTKWINSMNNENDGEYKKILKRCIYAKPEVDLTNGFFVAVFERITPKEENKMEVESE, encoded by the exons ATGCAAGAAAACGGATTTAAACATTCAGTAAAAGTTCCACGCCTATATAAAATTGCAGCCAAAATCGTACAACAAGTTCGAGAAGAAGGTGCTAGTATTAAACATTTGGTTTACCAAGCAAAACATCCT AATTATCCAGCCATATTAGCACTTGTAACTCAAACATTACAAAATGGCAAACATTTGGATTACATATtacgaaaaagtaaaatattaatgaatgaaGCACGTTTTGATCCATGGCTAGCGAGAATATTAATTACCGAATTATTATGGGGTAAAAAACGTTTGGCGGGAGATGCAAAACCAATACAAACAATATTAAGCTATgagacaaaattaaaatcaattttagacAAATTAATAGAATCAAAGGAGattattaaaccaaaaaaag ttaccaAGCCAAGATATGTGCGAATAAACACGCTCGTAATGACAGTTGCTGATGCAATTAATGGATTCCGTGATGAAGGATGGATTTTTGTACGAAATAATCATACAGTTTATGAAGATTTTCTTCAAATGATACGAACTTTAgaagaaaatcaatttacaacTGATTTACATGTACCTGACTTGCTTGTTTTTCCACAAGGAACTAATTTTTATACGCATCCGTGCTACCAAGATGGCTCGATTATTTTACAGGATAAA gCAAGTTGTATACCAGCGTTATTATTAAATCCAACTCCAAATTCTGTTGTTTTGGATATGTGCGCTGCTCCTGGTATGAAAACAAGTCAGTTAGCAGCAGCCATGAACAACGAAGGTTTAGTATATGCTGTGGAAAAGGATCAACGCCGTTTTCAAAGTCTCACACAAATTATGGAAACAGTTGGTGCAACATGTGTTAAAACAGTAAATCGCGACGTATTAACTTTAAGCGATAAGGAATTCCCAGatgttgaatatattttacttgatcCCAGTTGTACCGGCTctg gTATGACAGATCGATTAATGTACGACGATAACACCGATGAACAGCGTAATGCTGAACGCATCGAAAAATTAGCcggatttcaaaagaaaatactttatcatgcgttaaaaaattttccaaaagtaAAAAGAATTGTTTACTCAACATGTTCTATCTATCCCGAAGAAAATGAAATGATTGTGAAAAAAGTTATGGAGAATTGtaagaatttcaaattaaaaaatgctaGAAAAGGATTAAAAACGAAATGGATTAATTCAatgaataatgaaaatgatggagaatataaaaaaattttgaaaagatgtATATATGCAAAACCGGAAGTGGATCTTACTAATGGATTTTTTGTGGCTGTATTTGAACGAATTACACCAAAAGAGGAAAATAAAATGGAAGTGGAaagtgaataa